The following are encoded together in the Thunnus albacares chromosome 7, fThuAlb1.1, whole genome shotgun sequence genome:
- the si:dkey-246g23.4 gene encoding monocarboxylate transporter 2 — MDSPVKAQRARVAVTPAAAPEGCYAWFILLSCFMVFGLTFGVIKAFGVFYVEIHQYFETTATGTSWITSIAVAIIHVVAPVASALSARYSHRSVVITGGLLCSLGVVIGAFARNLIELYLTVGLLNGVGYALTWTPTVTMVGLYFERRRPVANALASAGECIFTFILTPLFQLLIDCYSWRGAMMILGGLQLNLCVCGMLLRPLKATRDHLSEVKAEDEGLSLELLAKEDLGQDKPSYLGSEELRKSEGADHKTISACCEGGEIDQAPEVIPNLTMAVQDSNSRAKRAKLRTKIRHYVDYTLITNARFMVYSMFGVFAALGFFAPALFLVPYARSKGIEEYQAAALMSISAVLDLFGRVFFGWVANLRLVEMVQQLTATVILLGIVLLLCPLASTFLELAAFSAAYGLVYGATVAIHITVLVEVVGVHRLGSALGFFMLIRSSGGLLGPPIAGFFIDKMSDYGTGFLMAGVALIVSALFLLLLHQMNRRGQESTTKSSNMYTDKMEQSS, encoded by the exons ATGGACTCTCCAGTGAAGGCTCAGAGAGCGCGGGTAGCCGTGACACCGGCAGCAGCTCCTGAAGGTTGCTACGCCTGGTTCATCCTGCTCTCCTGCTTCATGGTCTTTGGTTTAACCTTTGGGGTCATCAAGGCCTTTGGTGTATTCTATGTTGAGATACACCAATACTTTGAAACCACAGCAACAGGGACATCCTGGATCACCTCTATTGCTGTGGCTATCATTCATGTTGTGG CTCCGGTAGCATCTGCTCTGAGTGCGCGCTACAGCCATCGCTCTGTAGTGATAACGGGTGGACTGCTTTGCAGCTTAGGAGTGGTGATTGGGGCTTTTGCTCGTAACCTGATTGAACTCTACTTAACAGTGGGACTCCTAAATG GTGTTGGCTATGCACTGACGTGGACCCCCACAGTGACCATGGTTGGCTTGTATTTTGAGAGGAGGCGTCCGGTGGCAAATGCCTTGGCCAGTGCAGGAGAGTGCATCTTTACCTTTATCCTCACGCCCCTGTTCCAACTGTTGATTGACTGCTACTCATGGAGGGGTGCTATGATGATCCTGGGGGGTCTGCAGcttaacctgtgtgtgtgcgggaTGCTGCTGAGACCCCTAAAAGCCACCAGAGACCATTTAAGTGAGGTCAAAGCAGAGGATGAAGGCTTGTCCCTGGAATTGCTCGCAAAAGAGGACTTGGGTCAGGACAAACCAAGCTATCTTGGGTCAGAGGAGCTAAGAAAATCTGAAGGGGCTGATCACAAGACAATAAGTGCATGTTGTGAAGGTGGTGAAATTGATCAGGCCCCTGAAGTGATACCTAATTTGACTATGGCGGTACAAGACTCAAACAGCAGAGCTAAGAGGGCTAAACTCAGGACCAAAATCCGTCATTATGTAGATTACACCCTCATCACCAATGCACGATTCATGGTCTACTCAATGTTTGGGGTGTTTGCTGCGCTCGGTTTCTTTGCCCCAGCTCTATTCCTGGTGCCATATGCTCGCAGTAAGGGGATTGAGGAGTACCAGGCAGCTGCACTCATGTCCATCTCTGCAGTGCTGGACCTGTTTGGGAGGGTGTTCTTTGGCTGGGTGGCAAACTTGAGACTGGTGGAGATG GTGCAGCAGCTGACAGCTACAGTGATTCTTTTGGGTATTGTATTACTCCTTTGCCCACTGGCCTCCACGTTCTTGGAGCTGGCTGCTTTCAGTGCAGCTTACGGCTTGGTGTACGGTGCCACGGTCGCCATCCATATCACTGTGCTGGTTGAGGTTGTGGGTGTCCACAGGCTCGGAAGCGCACTTGGGTTTTTCATGCTCATACGCAGCAGTGGAGGCCTGCTTGGACCGCCCATTGCTG GATTCTTCATTGACAAGATGAGTGATTACGGGACGGGTTTCCTCATGGCGGGCGTAGCTCTCATCGTCTCCGCTCTgttcctgctgctcctccatcAGATGAACCGCAGGGGTCAGGAATCAACCACCAAGAGCAGCAATATGTATACAGACAAAATGGAACAAAGCAGCTGA